The genome window CGCCCTCGCCCGGCGCGCGCTGCGCTGCGCGCGCGAGGAGGACGCCTACGTCACCCTCGGCGTCCGCCCGACGCGCGCGGAGACCGGTTACGGCTACCTGGAGCTGGCCGGCGTGGCCTCGGCCGAGACGCCCCAGCGCGCGGTCGCCTTCATCGAGAAACCGGAAGCCGCGCGCGCCGCGGCCTACGCCGCCTCCGGCCGCCATCTCTGGAACAGCGGCATCTTCTTCCTGCCGGCGCGGCGTCTGGCGGAGAGCTTCGCCGCTCTGGCGCCCGCGATCTGGGCGCCTCTGGCCGCTCTGCCGGCCCTGCCGCCAGCGAGCCCGCGCTTTCGCACTGCGCTGCGCGCGGCCTACGCGGAGATCCCGGCGCGCTCCTTCGACGTCGCGATCATGGAGCGCGCGGCAGGGGTGAAGGTCCTGGCGGCCGACATCGGCTGGCGCGACGTCGGTGGCTGGGCCGCCCTCGGCGAGCTGCTGCCCGCCCTGGCGGGCAATCGCGTGCAGGGCGAGCTGGTCGCCCTGGACGCGCGCGACAACATCGTCGTCGATCGGGAGGGGCTGACCGCCTTGCTCGGCGTCGAGAACCTGGTCGTGGTGCGCAGCGGCGGGGCGCTTCTCGTCGCCAACCGCGCGCGCCTGGATGCCCTGCGCGAGCTCGTGGCCCTGCTCGAGGCCCGCGCCGGCGGGCGCTACCTGTA of bacterium contains these proteins:
- a CDS encoding mannose-1-phosphate guanylyltransferase, producing MAAWLVLLAGGRGTRFWPLGRRRRPKQLLPLLSPRSLLAETWARVAPLGRPERSFVISAADLAPACRRELPALPPARVIGEPAGRNTAAAVALATLLALREDPRAVLAVFPSDHVVADPAGLRALARRALRCAREEDAYVTLGVRPTRAETGYGYLELAGVASAETPQRAVAFIEKPEAARAAAYAASGRHLWNSGIFFLPARRLAESFAALAPAIWAPLAALPALPPASPRFRTALRAAYAEIPARSFDVAIMERAAGVKVLAADIGWRDVGGWAALGELLPALAGNRVQGELVALDARDNIVVDREGLTALLGVENLVVVRSGGALLVANRARLDALRELVALLEARAGGRYL